The Burkholderia cepacia ATCC 25416 genome includes a window with the following:
- a CDS encoding DUF4148 domain-containing protein: MNRRHLLSALALTLAVSAPAFADSGTPHAGDYGNTSWYSQHYGPRTRAEVSAEVEQARKDGTLAYLRKANSYPQGLELAQGPYRSMPESNQLAGGGR; this comes from the coding sequence ATGAACCGCCGCCACCTTCTCTCCGCCCTGGCCCTCACGCTCGCCGTGTCCGCCCCGGCCTTCGCCGATTCGGGTACGCCGCATGCCGGCGACTACGGCAATACGTCGTGGTACTCGCAGCACTACGGCCCGCGCACGCGCGCCGAAGTCAGCGCGGAAGTCGAGCAGGCCCGCAAGGACGGCACGCTCGCGTACCTGCGCAAGGCAAATTCGTACCCGCAAGGGCTCGAACTCGCGCAAGGCCCGTATCGCTCGATGCCGGAAAGCAACCAGCTCGCCGGCGGGGGCCGGTAA
- a CDS encoding purine-nucleoside phosphorylase — translation MLTRSILSAAAFSLAACATAPSIAQDNQGNNAGNNAFAETGAQGRPVKVMIITMFGPEGQAWLDRLGPWRDIAVPGLSPDYPNVHCNKQDVCVVTTGMGYANASATIMALTFSQRFDLRRTYFLISGIAGVDPAQGTVGSAAWSKYLVDFSLQWELDAREIPAGWNTGFLGINTKSPNDKPPLDYRTEVFQLNPQLTDAAVALSRNVVLADSAQAQAARAKFTYAPANRPPTVIQCDTSSGNTWFSGTLIGERARQWTKILTDGKGTYCMTAQEDNATYEALKRAASVKRVDLSRVAVLRTGSDFDRPYAGQTSADNLLNYADQGGFAPATENLYRAGNPLVQDIVTHWGEWRDGVPRR, via the coding sequence ATGCTGACTCGCTCCATTCTTTCCGCCGCTGCATTCTCGCTCGCAGCCTGTGCAACCGCGCCGTCGATCGCGCAGGACAACCAGGGCAACAACGCGGGCAACAATGCATTCGCCGAGACCGGTGCACAGGGCCGCCCGGTCAAGGTCATGATCATCACGATGTTCGGTCCGGAGGGCCAGGCATGGCTCGACCGGCTCGGCCCGTGGCGCGACATCGCCGTGCCGGGCCTGTCGCCCGACTACCCGAACGTTCATTGCAACAAGCAGGACGTGTGCGTGGTCACGACCGGCATGGGCTATGCGAACGCGTCGGCGACGATCATGGCGCTCACGTTCTCGCAGCGCTTCGATCTGCGCCGCACGTATTTCCTGATCTCCGGCATCGCGGGCGTCGACCCCGCGCAAGGCACGGTCGGCTCGGCCGCGTGGTCGAAGTACCTCGTCGATTTCAGCCTGCAGTGGGAGCTCGATGCACGCGAGATTCCGGCCGGCTGGAATACCGGCTTTCTCGGCATCAACACGAAGAGCCCGAACGACAAGCCGCCGCTCGACTATCGCACCGAGGTGTTCCAGCTCAATCCGCAGTTGACCGACGCCGCGGTCGCACTGTCGCGCAACGTCGTGCTCGCCGACAGCGCGCAGGCGCAGGCCGCGCGCGCGAAGTTCACGTATGCGCCGGCGAACCGGCCGCCTACGGTGATCCAGTGCGATACGTCATCGGGCAACACGTGGTTCTCGGGCACGCTGATCGGCGAGCGCGCGCGCCAGTGGACGAAGATCCTGACCGACGGCAAGGGCACCTATTGCATGACCGCACAGGAAGACAACGCGACGTATGAAGCGCTCAAGCGTGCGGCGAGCGTGAAGCGGGTCGACCTGTCGCGCGTCGCGGTGCTGCGTACCGGGTCCGATTTCGACCGGCCGTATGCGGGGCAGACGAGTGCCGACAACCTGCTGAACTACGCGGACCAGGGCGGCTTCGCTCCGGCGACCGAAAACCTGTATCGCGCGGGCAACCCGCTCGTGCAGGACATCGTGACGCACTGGGGCGAGTGGCGCGACGGGGTGCCGCGCCGTTGA
- a CDS encoding LysE family translocator, giving the protein MNDFLFGLMIALSVGPVALMIANYGMRAGTASGVRAAVGVATADGCYAVVAFTLGAMLASTLAAHLSLFRLVGALVLLAMGARMLWQALRDRRRTLDGDARPPGSRPFASMFFVTLANPLTILLFYGYATAAAGAQRHWLLGAACVFAGSLAGQLVFAFGGSVIGRIVKSPGLLAASHVVAALVVLGYGVAGLARL; this is encoded by the coding sequence ATGAACGATTTCCTGTTCGGGCTGATGATCGCGCTGTCGGTCGGGCCCGTTGCGCTGATGATCGCGAACTACGGGATGCGCGCCGGCACCGCAAGCGGCGTGCGCGCGGCGGTGGGTGTCGCGACGGCCGACGGCTGCTACGCGGTCGTCGCGTTCACGCTCGGCGCGATGCTGGCGAGCACGCTCGCGGCGCATCTGTCGCTGTTTCGTCTGGTGGGGGCGCTCGTGCTGCTCGCGATGGGCGCGCGGATGCTGTGGCAGGCGTTGCGAGATCGCCGCCGCACGCTCGACGGCGATGCGCGGCCGCCGGGCAGCCGCCCGTTTGCATCGATGTTCTTCGTCACGCTGGCGAACCCGCTGACGATCCTGTTGTTCTACGGCTATGCAACGGCCGCCGCCGGCGCGCAGCGGCACTGGCTGCTCGGTGCCGCGTGCGTGTTTGCCGGCAGCCTCGCGGGGCAGCTGGTGTTCGCATTCGGCGGCAGCGTGATCGGCCGGATCGTGAAGTCGCCGGGGCTGCTCGCGGCGAGCCACGTGGTCGCGGCGCTTGTCGTGCTGGGGTATGGGGTGGCAGGACTGGCACGGCTGTAG
- the selD gene encoding selenide, water dikinase SelD: MTEATQAQPAVPRLTSLSHGGGCGCKIAPGVLSELLKRATPPALFPDLLVGTETSDDAAVYRLNDEQAIVATTDFFMPIVDDPFDFGRIAATNALSDVYAMGGKPILALALVGMPINVLPHETIAAVLRGGESVCADAGIPVAGGHSIDSVEPIYGLAAIGVVHPSRVKRNAAARAGDVLVLGKPLGVGVLSAALKKNQLDAAGYAQMVATTTKLNRPGADLAALPGVHALTDVTGFGLLGHTLELARGAHLTARVHYASLPWLAGVEAFVADGVFTGASGRNWAAYGADVQLADTLPPVAQALLTDPQTSGGLLVACAPEAVDDVLACFRADGFDRAGVIGEMVDGPARVDVA; encoded by the coding sequence ATGACCGAAGCCACCCAAGCCCAGCCTGCCGTTCCGCGCCTCACGAGCCTGTCGCACGGCGGCGGCTGCGGCTGCAAGATTGCGCCGGGCGTGCTGTCCGAGCTGCTGAAGCGCGCGACGCCGCCCGCGCTGTTCCCGGATCTGCTGGTCGGTACCGAGACGTCCGACGACGCGGCCGTCTACCGTCTCAACGACGAGCAGGCGATCGTCGCGACCACCGACTTCTTCATGCCGATCGTCGACGATCCGTTCGACTTCGGCCGCATCGCCGCGACCAACGCGCTGTCCGACGTCTACGCGATGGGCGGCAAGCCGATCCTCGCGCTCGCGCTGGTCGGGATGCCGATCAACGTGCTGCCGCACGAGACGATCGCGGCCGTGCTGCGCGGAGGCGAATCGGTGTGCGCGGACGCCGGCATTCCGGTGGCGGGCGGCCATTCGATCGATTCGGTCGAGCCGATCTACGGGCTCGCGGCGATCGGCGTCGTGCATCCGTCGCGCGTGAAGCGCAACGCGGCCGCGCGTGCGGGCGACGTGCTCGTGCTCGGCAAGCCGCTCGGCGTCGGCGTGCTGTCGGCCGCGCTGAAAAAGAACCAGCTCGATGCCGCGGGTTACGCGCAGATGGTCGCGACGACCACCAAGCTGAACCGTCCGGGCGCCGACCTCGCTGCGCTGCCGGGCGTGCATGCGCTGACCGACGTCACGGGCTTCGGGCTGCTCGGTCATACGCTCGAACTCGCACGTGGCGCGCACCTCACCGCGCGCGTGCACTACGCGTCGCTGCCGTGGCTCGCGGGCGTCGAGGCGTTCGTGGCCGACGGCGTGTTCACCGGCGCATCGGGCCGCAACTGGGCCGCGTACGGCGCGGACGTTCAACTGGCCGACACGCTGCCGCCCGTCGCGCAGGCGCTGCTGACCGATCCGCAGACGTCGGGCGGCCTGCTGGTCGCGTGCGCGCCCGAGGCCGTCGACGACGTGCTCGCGTGCTTCCGTGCCGATGGCTTCGACCGCGCGGGCGTGATCGGCGAGATGGTGGACGGGCCGGCGCGCGTCGATGTCGCGTGA
- a CDS encoding DMT family transporter → MDHLFIGLVLCSALLHAIWNAFLHVSEDRLVQLGTMSLPYFAFGVAGAALLPAPAPAAWPYIAASAALEVAYCFTLARAYRSGEFGQIYPIARGISPLLVSVLALAFLHEQPTPFGFAGIALVSFGIMSLALRRGFRFSGEGVPFALLTGVFIAAYSICDGIGSRVSGSALGYIAWVYVLWSVPQFVLVCAVRGGPRAVLASRTALTQGAIAGTISLAAYGIVILAYRYLPVGTVSALRETSSIFAVAIGWLVMRERPGAQRLAACALVVVGAALIRL, encoded by the coding sequence ATGGATCACCTCTTCATCGGCCTCGTGCTGTGCTCCGCGTTGCTGCACGCCATCTGGAATGCGTTCCTCCACGTCAGCGAAGACCGGCTCGTACAGCTCGGCACGATGTCACTGCCCTATTTCGCGTTCGGCGTCGCCGGCGCCGCGCTGCTGCCCGCGCCGGCACCCGCCGCGTGGCCGTATATCGCCGCGTCGGCCGCGCTCGAGGTCGCGTACTGCTTCACGCTGGCGCGCGCCTATCGCAGCGGCGAGTTCGGGCAGATCTATCCGATCGCGCGCGGGATCTCGCCGCTGCTCGTGTCGGTGCTCGCGCTCGCTTTCCTCCACGAACAGCCGACCCCGTTCGGCTTCGCGGGCATCGCGCTCGTGTCGTTCGGCATCATGTCGCTCGCGCTGCGGCGCGGCTTCCGGTTCTCCGGTGAAGGCGTGCCGTTTGCGCTGCTCACGGGCGTGTTCATCGCCGCGTATTCGATCTGCGACGGCATCGGCTCGCGCGTATCCGGCAGTGCGCTCGGCTACATCGCGTGGGTGTACGTGCTGTGGAGCGTGCCGCAGTTCGTGCTGGTCTGCGCGGTACGTGGCGGCCCGCGCGCGGTGCTCGCCTCGCGCACGGCGCTCACGCAGGGCGCGATCGCCGGCACGATCTCCCTCGCCGCTTACGGGATCGTGATCCTCGCGTACCGGTACCTGCCGGTCGGGACGGTGTCGGCGCTGCGCGAAACGAGTTCGATCTTCGCGGTCGCGATCGGCTGGCTCGTGATGCGCGAGCGGCCCGGCGCGCAGCGGCTTGCCGCGTGCGCGCTGGTGGTCGTGGGCGCGGCGCTGATCCGCCTGTAG
- a CDS encoding PLP-dependent aminotransferase family protein encodes MRASVLSDWLAQRLVRGGEQPIYRQLHRLLQQAILSRELPAGTRVPSSRLLAAELGIARNTVTQVYEQLSLEGYVNSATGRGTFVADSAPDEIVGAPPDATATHPALVQPSARRLSARGTRLVEGAGVSKRQGGAFMPGVPDVSRFPARVWTRLHNKYWRRLRPDLLTYAPGGGLALLREALADYLRTSRSVRCTPEQIVITTGIHQSIDLAVRLLTDPGDAIWTEDPCYWGVRSVLNVSGLTTRPIPVDEEGIAPSAADLAEPPKLMLVTPSHQYPLGMVMSLARRRMLLEYARQHGCWIIEDDYDSEFRYGSRPLASLQGLDTAGQVIYVGSFGKTLFPGLRVGYLVAPEPLAESFATASAELYREGQLLQQAVLAEFIAEGHFVSHIRKMRTLYGQRREVLLDAVAQRYGDTLHALGSDAGLHLVTQLPEGVDDRAVAQAALERNIVVRPLSGYYADRERAAPGLLLGYACVPEDEIATAFATLAEAIDERAFGGAAIAV; translated from the coding sequence ATGCGCGCGAGCGTGTTGTCGGACTGGCTGGCGCAGCGCCTCGTGCGAGGCGGCGAACAGCCGATCTACCGGCAGCTTCACCGGCTGCTGCAACAGGCGATCCTGTCGCGTGAACTGCCGGCCGGCACGCGCGTGCCGTCGTCGCGGCTCCTCGCGGCCGAACTCGGAATCGCGCGCAACACGGTCACGCAGGTTTACGAACAGCTTTCACTCGAAGGCTACGTGAACTCGGCGACCGGCCGCGGCACGTTCGTGGCCGACAGCGCGCCCGACGAGATCGTCGGCGCGCCGCCCGACGCGACCGCCACCCACCCGGCGCTCGTGCAGCCGTCCGCGCGGCGGCTGTCGGCGCGCGGTACGCGGCTCGTCGAAGGGGCCGGCGTGTCGAAACGGCAGGGCGGCGCGTTCATGCCGGGCGTGCCCGATGTGTCGCGCTTTCCCGCTCGCGTGTGGACGCGGCTGCACAACAAATACTGGCGGCGGCTGCGCCCCGACCTGCTGACCTACGCGCCGGGCGGCGGGCTCGCGCTGCTGCGCGAGGCGCTGGCCGATTACCTGCGCACGTCGCGCTCGGTGCGCTGCACGCCCGAGCAGATCGTGATTACGACCGGCATCCACCAGTCGATCGACCTCGCGGTACGGCTGCTGACCGACCCGGGCGACGCGATCTGGACCGAGGACCCGTGCTACTGGGGCGTGCGCAGCGTGCTGAACGTGTCGGGGCTGACGACGCGGCCGATCCCGGTCGACGAGGAAGGCATCGCACCGTCGGCCGCCGATCTCGCCGAACCGCCGAAGCTGATGCTCGTCACGCCGTCGCACCAGTATCCGCTCGGGATGGTGATGAGCCTCGCGCGGCGGCGGATGCTGCTCGAATACGCACGCCAGCACGGTTGCTGGATCATCGAGGACGACTACGACAGCGAATTCCGCTACGGCAGCCGCCCGCTTGCGTCGCTGCAGGGGCTCGACACGGCCGGGCAGGTGATCTACGTCGGCAGTTTCGGCAAGACGCTGTTCCCGGGGCTGCGGGTCGGCTACCTGGTCGCGCCCGAGCCGCTCGCGGAAAGTTTCGCGACCGCGAGCGCCGAGTTGTACCGCGAAGGGCAGTTGCTGCAGCAGGCGGTGCTTGCCGAATTCATCGCGGAAGGGCACTTCGTGTCGCATATCCGCAAGATGCGCACGCTGTACGGACAGCGCCGCGAGGTGCTGCTCGACGCGGTCGCGCAACGCTATGGCGACACGCTGCACGCGCTCGGCAGCGATGCCGGGCTGCATCTGGTCACGCAGTTGCCGGAGGGCGTCGACGATCGTGCGGTCGCGCAGGCTGCGCTCGAACGCAATATCGTCGTGCGACCGTTGTCGGGTTATTACGCGGATCGCGAACGCGCGGCGCCGGGGTTGCTGCTCGGTTATGCGTGCGTGCCGGAGGACGAGATCGCGACGGCGTTCGCGACGCTCGCCGAGGCGATCGACGAGCGGGCATTCGGCGGGGCGGCGATCGCGGTCTGA
- a CDS encoding 4-aminobutyrate--2-oxoglutarate transaminase: MKNADLQARKNAATPRGVGVMCDFYAARAENAELWDVEGRRFIDFAAGIAVLNTGHRHPKIVKAIADQLNNFTHTAYQIVPYASYVELAEKINARAPGDFPKKTAFFTTGAEAVENAIKIARAATGRPGVIAFSGGFHGRTMMGMALTGKVAPYKLNFGPFPGDVFHAPYPNAVHGVTTADSIKAIEMLFKADIDPKRVAAIIFEPVQGEGGFNPAPAEFVRALRKICNEHGILLIADEVQTGFARTGKLFAMQHYDVLADLITMAKSLAGGMPLSGVVGRADLMDAAAPGGLGGTYAGNPLAVASAHAVLEIIDEEKLCERATQLGDVLKAKLNALQADVPQIADVRGPGAMIAVEFLKPGSGEPDAEFTKRVQTRALERGLLLLVCGVYSNVVRFLFPLTITQVVFDEALVILEEVLKETVGVPA, from the coding sequence GTGAAGAATGCCGACCTGCAGGCCCGCAAGAACGCCGCCACCCCGCGCGGCGTCGGCGTGATGTGCGATTTCTACGCAGCCCGCGCCGAGAACGCGGAACTGTGGGATGTCGAAGGCCGCCGCTTCATCGATTTCGCCGCCGGCATCGCGGTGCTGAACACCGGCCACCGCCACCCGAAGATCGTCAAGGCGATCGCGGATCAACTGAACAACTTCACGCACACCGCTTACCAGATCGTCCCGTACGCGTCGTACGTCGAACTGGCCGAGAAGATCAACGCACGCGCGCCGGGCGATTTCCCGAAGAAGACCGCGTTCTTCACGACCGGCGCGGAAGCCGTCGAGAACGCGATCAAGATCGCACGCGCGGCCACCGGCCGTCCGGGCGTCATCGCCTTCTCGGGCGGTTTCCACGGCCGCACGATGATGGGCATGGCGCTGACCGGCAAGGTCGCCCCGTACAAGCTGAACTTCGGCCCGTTCCCGGGCGACGTGTTCCACGCGCCGTACCCGAACGCCGTGCACGGCGTGACGACGGCCGACTCGATCAAGGCGATCGAGATGCTGTTCAAGGCCGACATCGATCCGAAGCGCGTCGCCGCGATCATCTTCGAACCGGTCCAGGGCGAAGGCGGCTTCAACCCGGCGCCGGCCGAATTCGTGCGCGCGCTGCGCAAGATCTGTAACGAACACGGCATCCTGCTGATCGCCGACGAAGTGCAGACCGGCTTCGCGCGTACCGGCAAGCTGTTCGCGATGCAGCACTACGACGTGCTGGCCGACCTGATCACGATGGCGAAGAGCCTCGCGGGCGGCATGCCGCTGTCAGGCGTCGTCGGCCGTGCCGACCTGATGGACGCGGCAGCGCCCGGCGGCCTCGGCGGCACGTATGCGGGCAACCCGCTGGCCGTGGCATCGGCGCACGCCGTGCTCGAGATCATCGACGAAGAGAAGCTGTGCGAGCGCGCGACGCAACTCGGCGACGTGCTGAAGGCGAAGCTGAACGCGCTGCAGGCCGACGTGCCGCAGATCGCCGACGTGCGCGGCCCGGGCGCGATGATCGCGGTCGAGTTCCTGAAGCCGGGTTCGGGCGAGCCGGATGCCGAGTTCACGAAGCGCGTGCAGACGCGTGCGCTCGAGCGCGGCCTGCTGCTGCTCGTATGCGGCGTGTACTCGAACGTCGTGCGCTTCCTGTTCCCGCTGACGATCACGCAGGTCGTGTTCGACGAAGCGCTCGTGATCCTCGAGGAAGTGCTGAAGGAAACGGTCGGCGTGCCCGCCTGA
- the gabD gene encoding NADP-dependent succinate-semialdehyde dehydrogenase, with amino-acid sequence MSTVQETLALKDPSLFRQQAYVNGEWQGATNGETFEVRNPATGGLLGTVPAMGTAETRHAIEAANAAWPAWRKKTAKERAVVLRKWHDLMMENADDLALILTTEQGKSLAEAKGEIGYAASFLEWFAEEGKRVYGDTIPTPASDKRIVVTKEAIGVCAAITPWNFPAAMITRKVGPALAAGCPIVVKPAEATPFSALAMAVLAERAGVPAGVFSVVTGDPKAIGGELTSNPIVRKLSFTGSTPVGRLLMSQCAATVKKVSLELGGNAPFIVFDDADLDAAVQGAIASKYRNSGQTCVCTNRFYVHEAVYDQFAQKLAAAVGQLKVGRGTEPGVTQGPLINEAAVLKVEAHIEDALAKGATVVTGGKRHALGHGFFEPTVLTGVTPAMKVAKEETFGPLAPLFKFGSDDEVIRLANDTEFGLAAYFYSRDIGRVWKVAEALEYGMVGVNTGLISNEVAPFGGVKQSGLGREGSHYGIDDYVVIKYLCLAV; translated from the coding sequence ATGAGCACTGTTCAGGAAACCCTGGCACTGAAAGATCCGTCGCTGTTCCGCCAGCAGGCGTACGTCAACGGCGAATGGCAAGGCGCGACGAACGGCGAGACGTTCGAAGTCCGCAACCCGGCGACGGGCGGCCTGCTCGGCACCGTGCCGGCGATGGGCACGGCCGAGACGCGTCACGCGATCGAAGCCGCGAACGCCGCATGGCCGGCGTGGCGCAAGAAGACCGCGAAGGAACGCGCGGTCGTCCTGCGCAAGTGGCACGACCTGATGATGGAAAACGCCGACGACCTCGCGCTGATCCTGACGACCGAGCAGGGCAAGTCGCTGGCTGAAGCGAAGGGCGAGATCGGCTATGCCGCATCGTTCCTCGAATGGTTCGCGGAAGAAGGCAAGCGCGTGTACGGCGACACGATCCCGACGCCGGCGAGCGACAAGCGCATCGTCGTGACGAAGGAAGCGATCGGCGTGTGCGCGGCGATCACGCCGTGGAACTTCCCGGCGGCGATGATCACGCGCAAGGTCGGCCCGGCGCTCGCCGCGGGCTGCCCGATCGTCGTGAAGCCGGCCGAGGCGACGCCGTTCTCCGCGCTCGCGATGGCCGTGCTGGCCGAGCGTGCGGGCGTGCCGGCCGGCGTGTTCAGCGTCGTCACGGGCGACCCGAAGGCGATCGGCGGCGAGCTGACGTCGAACCCGATCGTGCGCAAGCTGTCGTTCACCGGCTCGACGCCGGTCGGCCGCCTGCTGATGTCGCAATGCGCGGCGACGGTCAAGAAGGTGTCGCTGGAGCTCGGCGGCAACGCGCCGTTCATCGTGTTCGACGACGCCGATCTCGACGCGGCCGTGCAGGGCGCGATCGCATCGAAGTACCGCAACAGCGGCCAGACCTGCGTGTGCACGAACCGCTTCTACGTGCATGAAGCCGTGTACGACCAGTTCGCGCAGAAGCTCGCGGCGGCCGTCGGCCAGTTGAAGGTGGGCCGCGGCACCGAGCCGGGCGTCACGCAAGGCCCGCTGATCAACGAGGCAGCGGTGCTGAAGGTCGAGGCGCACATCGAGGACGCGCTCGCGAAGGGCGCGACCGTCGTGACGGGCGGCAAGCGCCACGCGCTGGGCCACGGCTTCTTCGAGCCGACCGTGCTGACGGGCGTCACGCCGGCGATGAAGGTCGCGAAGGAAGAGACGTTCGGGCCGCTCGCGCCGCTGTTCAAGTTCGGCAGCGACGATGAAGTGATCCGCCTCGCGAACGACACCGAATTCGGCCTCGCCGCTTACTTCTACAGCCGCGACATCGGCCGCGTGTGGAAGGTCGCCGAAGCGCTCGAATACGGGATGGTCGGCGTGAACACGGGCCTGATCTCGAACGAAGTCGCGCCGTTCGGTGGCGTGAAGCAATCGGGCCTCGGCCGCGAAGGCTCGCACTACGGCATCGACGACTACGTCGTGATCAAGTACCTCTGCCTCGCCGTCTGA
- a CDS encoding OmpA family protein, protein MPGWDFDVRFDNNSSDLSTSELAKLSVWSNNMRNRFPIVDVVSVVGLAEPTERSAQELAHRRAANVKSALDQFLIRGERNSMIARIYKLPFPASEFDDNGRRVEITFGPGCPNHCCPNLNPTPRAQ, encoded by the coding sequence ATGCCCGGCTGGGATTTCGATGTTCGATTCGACAACAATTCAAGCGACCTATCTACCTCCGAACTGGCGAAGCTCTCCGTATGGTCGAACAACATGCGCAATCGCTTCCCCATTGTCGATGTGGTGTCAGTTGTCGGATTGGCCGAGCCGACGGAACGAAGCGCGCAAGAGCTTGCGCACCGACGCGCAGCGAACGTCAAAAGCGCGCTAGATCAATTCTTGATTCGGGGCGAACGAAATTCGATGATCGCGCGAATCTACAAGCTGCCGTTTCCTGCGAGCGAGTTTGATGACAACGGGCGGCGCGTCGAGATCACATTCGGCCCGGGATGCCCTAACCACTGCTGCCCGAACCTGAATCCCACACCCAGGGCGCAATGA
- a CDS encoding OmpA family protein, with the protein MATKLLTAAALALSCAQAAFACDGASNMPAHYIDIVFDADSSAISPTELSRLSAWSSDMHKRFPIIDTVWLIGLAERTENNAQQLATQRAENVMAVLDRHSIRGEKSALAGKIFKPDEFGQSGRRVEVNVSPGCPNHCCPNLNPIPRAQ; encoded by the coding sequence ATGGCGACTAAACTCCTGACCGCCGCCGCGCTCGCGTTGAGCTGCGCACAGGCAGCGTTCGCCTGTGACGGTGCGTCGAACATGCCCGCCCATTACATCGATATTGTTTTCGATGCGGATTCGAGTGCGATTTCTCCGACCGAACTCTCGAGGTTGTCGGCATGGTCGAGCGACATGCACAAGCGATTTCCGATCATTGATACGGTATGGCTTATCGGACTGGCCGAACGAACCGAGAACAACGCGCAACAGCTCGCAACGCAACGAGCGGAAAACGTGATGGCTGTCCTGGATCGGCATTCGATTCGTGGCGAGAAAAGCGCCCTGGCGGGGAAGATTTTCAAGCCGGACGAATTCGGTCAATCCGGGCGACGCGTTGAAGTAAACGTCAGTCCGGGGTGCCCCAACCACTGCTGCCCGAACCTGAATCCCATACCCAGGGCGCAATGA
- a CDS encoding PAS domain-containing methyl-accepting chemotaxis protein, with the protein MRNNQPVTQREFDFPDDATLMSTTDANSYITYANAAFIQVSGFSPEEIEGQPHNVVRHPDMPKEAFADMWATLKGGEPWTALVKNRRKNGDHYWVRANAIPVMRNGEPKGYMSVRTKATRDEIAAAEALYKDFREGRAGNRHFHKGLIVRKGVAGFTSLFQTMSVRARLHAALCVFAPVVVAGGWACGLAGGGLAAFAAVTAGAAVAAGLWLDAQIARPLVQLRDEALRVATGESRSGVRMNRVDEIGMTLRTINQLGLMFRWLVDDVSEQVLNVQRASNEIAQGNNDLSARTEQASTSVQQTAASMAEMTATVSSNAETALQANQLSVSASEAAGRGGQAVSEVVATMNDITASSRKISDIIGVIDGIAFQTNILALNAAVEAARAGDQGRGFAVVAGEVRALAQRSANAAKEIKTLIGASVERVESGARIVDGAGKTMEDIVTQVKRVSDLIAEISSSTAEQSTGVAQVDQAVVHLDNITQQNAALVEQSTAASESLKQQATRLVEAVNVFR; encoded by the coding sequence ATGCGCAACAACCAGCCCGTCACGCAACGCGAATTCGATTTTCCCGACGACGCGACGCTGATGTCGACCACCGACGCGAACAGCTACATTACCTACGCGAACGCGGCATTCATCCAGGTCAGCGGTTTTTCTCCCGAAGAGATCGAGGGCCAGCCGCACAACGTCGTGCGGCATCCGGACATGCCGAAGGAGGCGTTCGCCGACATGTGGGCGACGCTCAAGGGCGGCGAGCCGTGGACCGCGCTCGTGAAGAACCGCCGCAAGAACGGCGATCACTACTGGGTGCGTGCGAACGCGATACCCGTGATGCGCAACGGCGAGCCGAAGGGCTACATGTCGGTGCGCACGAAGGCGACGCGCGACGAGATCGCGGCCGCGGAGGCGCTCTACAAGGACTTCCGCGAAGGTCGGGCCGGCAACCGGCATTTTCACAAGGGGTTGATCGTCCGCAAGGGTGTGGCCGGTTTCACGTCGCTGTTCCAGACGATGTCGGTGCGGGCGCGGCTCCATGCGGCGCTGTGCGTGTTTGCGCCGGTCGTGGTGGCCGGCGGCTGGGCGTGCGGGCTGGCCGGTGGCGGGCTCGCCGCGTTCGCGGCGGTGACGGCCGGCGCCGCGGTGGCCGCGGGGCTGTGGCTCGATGCGCAGATTGCGCGCCCGCTCGTGCAGTTGCGCGACGAGGCGTTGCGCGTCGCGACCGGCGAGAGCCGCAGCGGCGTGCGGATGAACCGTGTCGACGAGATCGGCATGACGCTGCGTACGATCAACCAGCTCGGGCTGATGTTCCGCTGGCTGGTTGACGATGTCAGCGAACAGGTGCTGAACGTGCAGCGCGCGAGCAACGAGATCGCGCAGGGCAACAACGACCTGAGCGCGCGCACCGAGCAGGCTTCGACAAGCGTGCAGCAGACGGCCGCATCGATGGCCGAGATGACGGCGACCGTGTCGAGCAATGCGGAGACGGCGCTGCAGGCGAACCAGTTGTCGGTGTCGGCGAGCGAAGCCGCCGGGCGCGGCGGGCAGGCGGTGAGCGAGGTGGTGGCGACGATGAACGACATCACCGCCAGCTCGCGAAAGATCTCGGACATCATCGGCGTGATCGACGGCATCGCGTTCCAGACCAACATCCTTGCGCTGAATGCGGCGGTGGAGGCGGCGCGCGCCGGAGATCAGGGGCGCGGCTTCGCGGTGGTGGCGGGCGAGGTACGGGCGCTCGCGCAGCGCAGCGCGAATGCGGCGAAGGAGATCAAGACGCTGATCGGCGCGAGCGTCGAGCGCGTCGAATCGGGTGCGCGGATCGTCGACGGCGCGGGCAAGACGATGGAGGACATCGTCACGCAGGTGAAGCGCGTGTCGGATCTGATCGCGGAGATCAGCTCGTCGACGGCCGAGCAGAGCACGGGCGTCGCGCAGGTCGACCAGGCGGTGGTGCACCTGGACAACATCACGCAGCAGAACGCGGCACTGGTCGAGCAGAGCACGGCGGCATCGGAGAGCCTGAAGCAGCAGGCGACGCGGCTGGTGGAGGCGGTGAACGTGTTTCGGTGA